The following proteins come from a genomic window of Panicum hallii strain FIL2 chromosome 8, PHallii_v3.1, whole genome shotgun sequence:
- the LOC112901950 gene encoding WD repeat-containing protein VIP3 has protein sequence MKLAGLKSVDGAHEESIWAAAWAPAADHRPTAVLLTGALDETVRAWRPDDLAAVGPPARGHALGVVSLAAHSAGALAAAVSLDSFVRVFDVDSGASVATLEAPPSEVWGVQFHPKGNALAAAGGGSGSVKLWDTEKWEPITSLAVPRPEGARPDKTGSGKFVLSVAWSPDGKLLACGSMDGTIAVYDAVRMKFLHHLEGHHMPVRSMVFSPVDPHVLFTACDDCHIHIYDAKEKSLIGAMSGHASWVLSIDVSPDGLAVATGSSDRTVRLWDINMRSSVQTMSNHSDQVWAVAFRPPGGAGVRAGRLASASDDKSISLYDYS, from the exons ATGAAGCTCGCGGGGCTCAAGTCAGTGGATGGTGCCCACGAGGAGTCCAtctgggcggcggcgtgggcgcccGCCGCCGACCACCGCCCCACGGCGGTGCTCCTGACAGGCGCGCTCGACGAGACCGTCCGCGCCTGGCGCCCCGACGACCTCGCCGCCGTGGGCCCCCCCGCGAGGGGCCACGCGCTCGGGGTCGTCTCCCTTGCCGCCCACTCCGCgggcgcgctcgccgccgccgtgtctCTCGACAGCTTCGTCCGCGTCTTCGACGTCGACTCGGGGGCATCCGTCGCCACGCTCGAGGCGCCGCCGTCCGAGGTCTGGGGCGTCCAGTTCCACCCCAAG GGTAATGCTCTGGCTGCAGCTGGTGGTGGTAGTGGGTCAGTAAAGCTCTGGGACACAGAGAAGTGGGAGCCAATTACCAGCCTTGCTGTCCCACGTCCTGAGGGAGCTCGCCCTGACAAGACAGGCAGTGGCAAGTTTGTCCTTTCAGTTGCCTGGAGCCCTGATGGAAAGCTCTTAGCCTGTGGGTCAATGGATGGCACCATCGCTGTGTACGACGCAGTCCGCATGAAGTTCCTCCACCACCTTGAGGGCCACCACATGCCGGTGCGGTCCATGGTGTTCTCCCCTGTAGACCCCCACGTGCTATTCACGGCCTGTGACGACTGCCACATCCACATCTACGATGCCAAGGAGAAGAGCCTCATCGGGGCCATGTCGGGCCACGCGAGCTGGGTGCTGAGCATCGACGTGAGCCCCGACGGCTTGGCTGTGGCAACGGGATCCAGCGACCGCACAGTCCGGCTCTGGGACATCAACATGAGGAGCTCGGTGCAGACAATGAGCAACCACTCTGACCAGGTCTGGGCCGTTGCCTTCCGACCGCCTGGTGGAGCTGGAGTCCGTGCAGGCCGGCTTGCCAGCGCGTCAGATGACAAAAGCATCTCCCTGTATGATTACTCATAG
- the LOC112872392 gene encoding uncharacterized protein LOC112872392 — MAAASDMDFAPSPLPSDDDCPSSDHITTVQVHVIVAVLSMLLLHVLGSLRRLSSHGLLHTIVAGAYTLSFPLVSYTIGRMQSSDWYVDDFGIWAVFLLLLLGNTDSLTACRLNDIDNWKSIYVKHLFKGFLMVYVVLRIYGDRKMPYLAPLSAILLVVVLKWYVMIASMRMVSKSYLCKNTKVVAEYMKHKDNNLPFDPVTMEGYRYMVAGEKRCLKRPAAGGKPWYKQDDSCLKVTTVEQIWQCRGSLLLHDQRGKLLKDLCLSMALSKMLNRRFAGFELSEAELEKTHDFVFKGLLAGDKPHQRAFRVVEEELVFVHDLYYTRYSYLDRKGRFFALCLPVIMFALCSWLTCWLAMDRDRVHRTTILITVVLAFLEAYQLYLYIASGWFKVALVRSYVATPFLQRSGCFLETITGLLLRFKGYRPWKRRLGQYCILRDLGRKSRVSNCLHYATLFLVNKTKKGRKNSVMLSENVKKAVDSLLRSNGRLTNGVASLQNNGVHGNLSWAWDATATDGTTVTRTILVWHIATTLCEHHLVDARDREDDAVRTASALSRYCMHLLAFAPNLLPGHSSESESMLDRTLDEASELLKKAKTLERRCDRVRN; from the coding sequence ATGGCAGCTGCTTCTGACATGGATTTCGCACCCAGCCCCCTTCCCTCAGATGATGATTGCCCTAGTAGCGATCACATAACAACTGTGCAAGTTCATGTCATCGTAGCTGTTCTCTCCATGCTCCTCTTGCACGTCCTGGGCTCGTTACGCCGGTTGTCGAGCCACGGTCTCCTCCACACCATCGTGGCGGGAGCCTACACGCTCTCCTTCCCGCTGGTGAGCTACACCATCGGGCGCATGCAATCTTCCGACTGGTACGTCGACGACTTCGGCATCTGGGCCGTgttcctgctgctgctcctcggCAACACGGACAGCCTCACGGCCTGCCGCCTCAACGACATCGACAACTGGAAGAGCATCTACGTGAAGCACCTCTTCAAGGGGTTCTTGATGGTGTACGTCGTGCTGAGGATATACGGCGACCGGAAAATGCCCTACCTGGCCCCGCTCTCGGCCATCCTGCTCGTCGTCGTCCTCAAGTGGTATGTCATGATCGCTTCCATGAGGATGGTGAGCAAGTCCTACCTCTGCAAGAACACCAAGGTGGTCGCCGAGTACATGAAGCATAAGGACAACAACCTGCCCTTCGATCCGGTGACCATGGAAGGCTACCGGTACATGGTCGCCGGCGAGAAACGCTGCCTCAAGCGCCCTGCTGCTGGGGGCAAACCATGGTACAAGCAGGACGACTCCTGCTTGAAGGTCACCACCGTGGAGCAGATCTGGCAGTGCAGGGGGAGCCTGCTGCTCCACGATCAGCGGGGCAAGTTGCTCAAGGACCTGTGCCTCTCCATGGCACTCTCCAAGATGCTCAACCGGAGATTTGCTGGCTTCGAGCTCTCAGAGGCAGAGCTCGAGAAAACCCACGACTTTGTGTTCAAAGGCCTTCTCGCCGGGGACAAGCCGCATCAGCGGGCCTTCAGGGTCGTCGAGGAAGAGCTTGTTTTCGTCCATGACCTGTATTACACAAGGTACTCTTACCTCGACCGAAAGGGTCGGTTCTTTGCTCTCTGCCTGCCCGTCATCATGTTTGCCCTGTGCTCCTGGCTGACCTGCTGGCTCGCCATGGATCGCGATAGGGTTCACCGCACCACCATACTCATAACCGTTGTCCTGGCATTCCTGGAGGCATACCAGCTGTACCTGTACATAGCCTCAGGTTGGTTCAAGGTGGCGCTGGTACGGAGCTACGTCGCCACGCCTTTTCTGCAAAGAAGCGGCTGCTTCCTTGAGACGATCACAGGCCTTCTCTTGAGGTTCAAGGGGTATCGCCCATGGAAGCGCAGGCTTGGGCAGTACTGTATCCTCCGGGACCTTGGCCGCAAAAGCCGAGTTAGCAATTGTCTCCACTATGCTACACTGTTCCTGGTGAACAAGACCAAGAAGGGGCGCAAGAACTCAGTCATGCTGTCCGAGAATGTGAAGAAAGCCGTGGATTCCCTACTGAGAAGCAACGGCCGGCTGACCAACGGGGTAGCATCGCTGCAAAACAATGGCGTCCATGGTAACCTCTCATGGGCATGGGATGCTACTGCTACCGACGGGACGACGGTGACTCGCACCATACTGGTCTGGCACATTGCCACGACCCTGTGCGAGCACCATCTGGTGGATGCACGCGACAGAGAAGACGACGCAGTCAGAACGGCCTCCGCTCTGTCTCGGTACTGCATGCATCTCCTGGCTTTTGCACCGAACCTGTTGCCCGGCCACAGCTCTGAATCGGAATCCATGCTTGATCGGACACTCGACGAAGCAAGCGAGTTGCTCAAAAAGGCCAAGACGTTGGAGAGAAGGTGTGACCGTGTGAGGAACTAA
- the LOC112903398 gene encoding magnesium/proton exchanger 1 encodes MASADPPPSACEAAYLLFHGETLLPNGVRASLYAVALAYCFIGLSAITARFFKSMEHIMKHSREVVSVDPHTNTPVVKQEKVWNYTIADIALLAFGTSFPQISLATIDAIRNLGRLTAGGLGPGTLVGSAAFDMFPIHAVCVVMPRAGSKKKISDLGVWLVELFWSFWAYIWLYFILEVWTPGVITLWEALLTVLQYGLLLLHVYAQDKRWPYVSIPFVRSDRPEDWVPEENASVDYDNCDEISETLPVSADKNILDILSAGSYHNAEYCKVPEKDMERSSTMNDVVKNTQEDTSWLLIWWRQFLCAFNLESPESRKMDSIHLRITRIFLNLLIAPWKLLFAFVPPYHIAHGWIAFICSLVLISGISYGVTKLTDQISCVTGISSYVIAFTALAAGTSWPDLVASKIAAERQVTADSAIANITCSNSVNIYVGIGVPWLIDTVYNFFVYQEPLYIDNAAGLSFSLLVFFATSFGCITVLVLRRIVLGAELGGPRLWAWVTSVYFMVLWVVFVVFSSLRFSGII; translated from the exons ATGGCGAGTGCTGATCCTCCTCCATCCGCATGTGAGGCCGCCTATCTGCTGTTCCATGGCGAGACCTTGCTTCCGAACGGCGTCCGCGCCTCCCTCTACGCAGTTGCGCTTGCATACTGCTTCATCGGGTTATCCGCGATCACCGCTCGGTTCTTCAAATCCATGGAGCACATCATGAAACACTCCAGGGAGGTGGTCAGTGTAGACCCGCACACCAACACGCCTGTTGTGAAGCAAGAGAAGGTGTGGAACTACACGATAGCGGACATCGCTCTCCTTGCTTTCGGCACCAGCTTTCCTCAGATCTCCCTGGCTACAATCGACGCGATCCGTAACCTGGGGCGGCTGACAGCAGGAG GTCTAGGTCCGGGCACTCTCGTGGGTTCTGCTGCATTTGATATGTTCCCAATACATGCTGTCTGTGTGGTTATGCCAAGGGCAGGCTCCAAGAAAAAGATCTCAGACTTGGGCGTTTGGCTCGTTGAGCTGTTCTGGTCTTTCTGGGCATACATTTGGCTGTATTTTATCCTAGAG GTGTGGACACCTGGAGTAATCACCCTCTGGGAGGCCTTGCTGACAGTCTTGCAGTATGGATTGCTTCTGCTTCACGTATACGCACAAGATAAGCGGTGGCCATACGTGTCAATCCCTTT TGTGAGAAGTGATAGGCCTGAAGATTGGGTTCCAGAAGAAAATGCTTCAGTTGATTATGACAACTGTGATGAAATTAGTGAGACACTCCCTGTAAGCGCTGACAAGAACATTCTGGATATATTGTCTGCGGGTTCCTACCATAATGCAG AGTATTGTAAAGTTCCTGAAAAGGATATGGAGAGATCATCAACAATGAATGATGTTGTGAAGAACACGCAAGAGGACACATCGTGGCTTTTGATATGGTGGCGACAGTTTCTCTGCGCTTTTAAT TTAGAGAGCCCAGAGTCAAGGAAGATGGACTCCATCCACCTGAGGATCACCAGAATATTTTTGAACTTGCTCATTGCACCTTGGAAACTATTATTTGCTTTTGTACCCCCATATCACATTGCGCATGGCTGGATCGCTTTTATATGCTCCCTGGTTTTAATAAGTGGTATTTCTTATGGTGTTACTAAACTTACAGACCAAATAAGCTGCGTCACAG GAATAAGTTCATATGTTATAGCATTTACAGCACTAGCAGCTGGAACCTCATGGCCAGATCTAGTTGCGAGCAAGATAGCTGCCGAGCGTCAAGTCACCGCAGACTCTGCTATAGCCAACATCACTTGCAG TAATTCGGTGAACATATATGTTGGAATTGGCGTCCCGTGGTTGATCGACACAGTGTACAACTTCTTTGTCTACCAGGAACCTCTGTACATAGACAATGCTGCTGGTCTGAGCTTCTCCCTTCTAGTCTTCTTTGCAACATCGTTTGGCTGTATCACGGTTTTGGTTCTCCGTCGCATTGTACTTGGCGCCGAGCTTGGGGGCCCTAGGTTATGGGCTTGGGTTACATCGGTGTACTTTATGGTGCTTTGGGTTGTTTTTGTTGTATTTTCCTCTTTGAGATTTTCTGGAATAATATAG